The Raphanus sativus cultivar WK10039 chromosome 2, ASM80110v3, whole genome shotgun sequence genome includes a region encoding these proteins:
- the LOC130507878 gene encoding uncharacterized protein LOC130507878 isoform X1, whose translation MYSLVEISWESTFSFLIIRYSVEMSVAEETGEGLFVCFVGVMKKLHNMKAYEAGHLLAGDGANPEETEVPPFVKDMEGKTYKFQVRVSAYNFTANQSSDLHHLPHNQRG comes from the exons ATGTACAGCCTGGTGGAGATCTCATGGGAGTCGACATTTTCCTTCTTGATTATCAG ATACAGTGTCGAGATGTCTGTTGCAGAAGAGACTGGTGAAGGGTTGTTTGTTTGCTTCGTTGGGGTTATGAAGAAGCTCCATAACATGAAGGCCTATGAGGCTGGCCATCTCTTG GCTGGTGATGGTGCCAACCCGGAGGAAACTGAGGTCCCTCCTTTTGTTAAAGACATGGAGGGAAAAACATACAAGTTCCAGGTGAGAGTGAGCGCATACAATTTCACAGCGAATCAATCATCAGACCTTCACCATCTCCCGCATAATCAGCGAGGGTGA
- the LOC130507878 gene encoding uncharacterized protein LOC130507878 isoform X2: MYSLVEISWESTFSFLIISVEMSVAEETGEGLFVCFVGVMKKLHNMKAYEAGHLLAGDGANPEETEVPPFVKDMEGKTYKFQVRVSAYNFTANQSSDLHHLPHNQRG; the protein is encoded by the exons ATGTACAGCCTGGTGGAGATCTCATGGGAGTCGACATTTTCCTTCTTGATTATCAG TGTCGAGATGTCTGTTGCAGAAGAGACTGGTGAAGGGTTGTTTGTTTGCTTCGTTGGGGTTATGAAGAAGCTCCATAACATGAAGGCCTATGAGGCTGGCCATCTCTTG GCTGGTGATGGTGCCAACCCGGAGGAAACTGAGGTCCCTCCTTTTGTTAAAGACATGGAGGGAAAAACATACAAGTTCCAGGTGAGAGTGAGCGCATACAATTTCACAGCGAATCAATCATCAGACCTTCACCATCTCCCGCATAATCAGCGAGGGTGA